From one Fusobacterium mortiferum ATCC 9817 genomic stretch:
- the fomA gene encoding major outer membrane protein FomA, which produces MKKSMLLVGAFLAVAAMAQAKEVVPAPVVVEEAPVQIVEKEVIVYRDKEEGFRPNGYVDLQYRYYGDTEGNERTAPTTDAWNKNNKYSRIQFQGNINMTEKQNLEWRIRGYNTLDENKEEGDTKYQNNTETRLRYFYDHGYLGDSKVDLTSRVHYQNNADDTNQNVEYQARFDFADYMFNNDMFKTDYFVVAPKVGYTWSDDNSSDYSNQVGFDVYTWHTLPWGFSTEFNLYFTQNFYGQDQAFNNGNDMEDKNFTIDMEFYIYNTTNLYTNGNFSLDFGFEGGYDPYTWSQEKKFGSADGDNLGTDDSKYSLYALPYLQANYAVTENMTVYAAAGAEYRDWTVDNGHSASNWRWQPTAWAGFKTTF; this is translated from the coding sequence ATGAAAAAATCAATGTTATTAGTAGGTGCATTTTTAGCAGTTGCAGCTATGGCACAAGCAAAAGAAGTTGTACCAGCTCCAGTAGTAGTAGAAGAAGCTCCAGTACAAATTGTAGAAAAAGAAGTTATTGTCTATAGAGACAAAGAAGAAGGATTCAGACCTAATGGTTATGTAGATTTACAATACAGATACTATGGAGATACTGAAGGAAACGAAAGAACAGCTCCAACTACAGATGCTTGGAATAAAAATAATAAATATTCAAGAATTCAATTCCAAGGTAATATCAATATGACTGAAAAACAAAATTTAGAATGGAGAATTAGAGGATATAATACGCTAGATGAAAATAAGGAAGAAGGAGATACTAAATATCAAAATAATACTGAAACAAGATTAAGATATTTCTATGATCATGGATATTTAGGAGATTCTAAAGTTGATTTAACATCAAGAGTACACTATCAAAATAATGCTGATGATACTAATCAAAATGTAGAGTATCAAGCAAGATTTGATTTTGCTGATTATATGTTTAACAATGATATGTTCAAAACTGATTACTTTGTAGTAGCTCCAAAAGTAGGATATACTTGGTCTGATGATAACAGTTCTGACTATTCAAATCAAGTAGGATTTGATGTATATACTTGGCATACATTACCATGGGGATTCTCAACAGAGTTTAACTTATACTTTACTCAAAACTTCTATGGACAAGATCAAGCTTTTAATAATGGAAATGATATGGAGGATAAAAACTTTACAATAGATATGGAATTCTATATCTATAATACAACTAATCTTTATACAAATGGAAACTTCTCTCTAGACTTTGGATTTGAAGGAGGTTATGATCCTTATACTTGGTCTCAAGAGAAAAAATTTGGATCAGCTGATGGAGATAATTTAGGAACAGATGATAGTAAATATTCTCTATATGCATTACCATATCTTCAAGCTAACTATGCTGTAACAGAAAATATGACTGTATATGCAGCAGCTGGAGCAGAGTATAGAGACTGGACAGTTGATAATGGACACTCAGCATCTAACTGGAGATGGCAACCAACTGCTTGGGCAGGATTCAAAACAACATTTTAA
- the gatA gene encoding Asp-tRNA(Asn)/Glu-tRNA(Gln) amidotransferase subunit GatA, with product MKNLYKLTASEIREKILNKEVKVEELVKETFERIEKVEGKVGSFVHLRKEKALEEARILDEKIARGEKVGALAGVPVAIKDNMVSKGDITTACSKILGNYEGIYDATAVKKLKEADAIIIGITNMDEFAMGSTTKTSFHHLTKNPWDATRVPGGSSGGAAASIAAQEVYISLGSDTGGSIRQPASFCGVVGMKPTYGRVSRYGLIAFASSLDQIGPMAKSVEDIALTMNVIAGADDYDATVVNCEVPDYTKFLNQDIRGMKIGVPKEYFIDGINPEVRQIMEDAIEKFITLGAEIVEISLPHTKYAVPTYYVIAPAEASSNLARFDGVRYGYRSKNIQNINDLYVNSRSEGFGDEVKRRIMIGTYVLSAGFYDAYFKKAQKVRAKIKEDFDRAFENVDVIFTPVSPSTAFRLDDKKTPIELYLEDIFTISANLAGIPGISIPAGKAQGLPVGIQLLGKPFGEGDLIKAGSAFEKVRGEWELPELD from the coding sequence ATGAAAAACTTATATAAATTAACTGCCTCTGAGATAAGAGAAAAAATCTTAAATAAAGAGGTTAAAGTAGAAGAGTTAGTAAAAGAAACTTTTGAAAGAATAGAAAAAGTAGAGGGAAAAGTAGGAAGTTTTGTACATTTAAGAAAAGAAAAAGCTCTTGAAGAAGCTAGAATATTAGATGAGAAAATAGCTAGAGGAGAAAAAGTAGGAGCATTGGCTGGAGTACCTGTGGCTATAAAAGATAATATGGTATCAAAGGGAGATATCACTACTGCTTGTTCAAAAATATTGGGAAACTATGAAGGAATCTATGATGCAACTGCTGTAAAAAAACTAAAAGAGGCAGATGCTATAATAATTGGAATTACTAATATGGATGAGTTTGCTATGGGAAGTACAACAAAGACATCTTTCCACCATTTAACTAAAAATCCTTGGGATGCTACAAGAGTTCCTGGAGGAAGTAGTGGAGGAGCAGCAGCTTCAATAGCCGCTCAAGAGGTATACATATCTTTAGGTTCAGATACAGGAGGAAGTATTAGACAACCAGCTTCATTCTGTGGAGTAGTAGGAATGAAACCTACATATGGAAGAGTATCAAGATATGGACTTATTGCCTTTGCTTCATCTCTTGATCAAATAGGACCTATGGCTAAATCAGTAGAAGATATTGCTCTAACTATGAATGTAATAGCTGGGGCAGATGACTATGATGCTACTGTTGTAAATTGTGAAGTACCTGATTATACAAAATTTTTAAATCAAGATATAAGAGGAATGAAAATAGGAGTACCTAAGGAGTACTTTATAGATGGAATAAATCCAGAAGTAAGACAAATAATGGAAGATGCAATAGAGAAATTTATCACTTTGGGAGCTGAGATAGTAGAGATATCTCTACCACATACAAAATATGCTGTACCTACTTACTATGTAATAGCTCCAGCAGAAGCAAGTTCTAACCTTGCTAGATTTGATGGTGTAAGATATGGATATAGAAGTAAAAATATCCAAAACATCAATGACCTATACGTAAACTCAAGAAGCGAAGGATTTGGAGATGAAGTAAAAAGAAGAATAATGATAGGAACTTATGTTTTAAGTGCTGGTTTCTATGATGCATACTTTAAGAAAGCTCAAAAGGTAAGAGCTAAAATAAAAGAGGATTTTGATAGAGCATTTGAAAATGTAGATGTAATATTTACTCCAGTATCTCCAAGTACAGCTTTTAGATTAGATGATAAAAAGACTCCAATAGAGTTATATTTAGAAGATATTTTTACAATCTCTGCTAACCTTGCTGGTATACCTGGAATCTCTATTCCAGCTGGAAAAGCACAAGGATTACCAGTAGGTATTCAACTACTAGGAAAACCTTTTGGAGAGGGAGATTTAATTAAAGCTGGTTCAGCTTTTGAAAAAGTAAGAGGAGAATGGGAGCTTCCTGAATTAGACTAG
- the gatB gene encoding Asp-tRNA(Asn)/Glu-tRNA(Gln) amidotransferase subunit GatB: MREWESVIGLEVHLQLKTGTKVWCGCSADYDNAEANTHTCPICLGHPGALPKLNKKVVEYAVKAGLALNCKINNESSFDRKNYFYPDTPKNYQITQFDNSYAGKGYLEFKLNSGRMVKVGITKLQIEEDAAKSIHAEHESLINFNRASIPLIEIISEPDMRSSEEAYEYLNTLKSVIKYTGISDVSMELGSLRCDANISVMEKGSKVFGTRVEVKNLNSFKAVARAIDYEISRQIETIENGGKIDQETRLWDEETQTTKVMRSKEEAMDYRYFPEPDLLKLVITDEEIEAIRQTMPESKVEKLARFINDYGLPEYDANILCEDIELADYFEKVAKTSGNGKLSANWIMTDVMRILKEKNIDIEKFSISAEHLGEIIALIEKGTISTKIAKELFEIKLTDERAPEVIVKEKGMVQVADTGAIEAMVDEVIANNPKMVEDYKNSDEGRKPRVIKGLIGQVMKLSKGKANPTLVTEIMTKKLS; encoded by the coding sequence ATGAGAGAATGGGAATCAGTAATCGGGCTTGAGGTCCACCTACAATTAAAAACTGGAACAAAGGTTTGGTGTGGTTGTAGTGCTGACTATGACAATGCTGAAGCAAATACACATACTTGTCCTATCTGTTTAGGACACCCAGGGGCATTGCCAAAACTAAATAAAAAAGTAGTAGAGTATGCAGTAAAAGCTGGACTTGCTCTTAATTGTAAAATAAATAATGAGAGTAGTTTTGATAGAAAAAACTATTTCTATCCAGATACTCCAAAGAACTATCAAATTACTCAATTTGATAACTCTTATGCTGGAAAAGGATATCTAGAGTTTAAATTAAATTCTGGAAGAATGGTAAAAGTAGGAATTACAAAATTACAAATAGAGGAAGATGCTGCAAAATCTATACATGCTGAGCATGAGTCACTAATAAATTTCAATAGAGCATCTATACCATTAATAGAGATAATATCAGAGCCAGATATGAGAAGTTCTGAAGAGGCTTATGAGTATCTTAATACTTTAAAGAGTGTAATAAAATATACTGGTATCAGTGATGTATCAATGGAATTAGGTTCACTTAGATGTGATGCTAATATATCTGTAATGGAAAAAGGATCAAAAGTTTTTGGAACAAGAGTAGAGGTAAAAAATCTAAACTCATTTAAAGCTGTTGCTAGAGCTATTGATTATGAAATAAGTAGACAGATAGAAACTATTGAGAATGGTGGAAAAATAGACCAAGAAACAAGACTTTGGGACGAAGAAACTCAAACTACAAAGGTAATGAGAAGTAAAGAGGAGGCTATGGACTACAGATATTTCCCAGAGCCAGACTTATTAAAACTTGTTATCACAGATGAAGAGATAGAAGCTATTAGACAAACTATGCCAGAATCTAAAGTTGAAAAGTTAGCTAGATTTATAAATGACTATGGATTACCTGAATATGATGCTAATATTCTATGTGAAGATATAGAGTTAGCTGATTATTTTGAGAAAGTTGCTAAAACTTCTGGAAATGGAAAACTAAGTGCTAACTGGATAATGACAGATGTTATGAGAATATTAAAAGAGAAAAATATAGATATAGAAAAATTCTCTATATCTGCTGAGCATCTAGGAGAGATAATAGCTCTTATAGAGAAAGGAACTATCTCTACTAAGATAGCTAAGGAGTTATTTGAGATAAAACTTACTGATGAGAGAGCTCCTGAAGTAATTGTAAAAGAAAAAGGAATGGTGCAAGTAGCAGATACTGGTGCTATTGAAGCTATGGTAGATGAGGTAATAGCTAATAATCCTAAGATGGTAGAGGATTATAAAAACTCTGACGAAGGAAGAAAGCCAAGAGTAATTAAAGGGCTAATAGGGCAAGTAATGAAACTTTCTAAAGGAAAGGCAAATCCTACTTTAGTTACAGAGATAATGACTAAAAAATTATCTTAA
- the scpB gene encoding SMC-Scp complex subunit ScpB → MEIKNKIEAILLLGGDEVKIRELCKFFSIPLEEMLKILEELKNDRRETGINIEIDGEVVSLATNPICGEIINDFFQQESKPKKLSGAALETLSIIAYRQPITKGEIEAIRGVSVDRIIQNLEEKKFVRVCGKKEAVGRPNLYEVTDKFLSYIGIRSIEELPNYFEVKGSSEDGRD, encoded by the coding sequence ATGGAAATTAAAAATAAGATAGAAGCAATTTTACTTTTAGGTGGAGATGAAGTAAAGATAAGAGAGCTTTGTAAATTTTTCTCTATACCATTAGAAGAGATGTTGAAAATCTTAGAAGAATTAAAAAATGATAGAAGGGAAACAGGAATAAATATAGAGATTGATGGAGAGGTAGTAAGCCTTGCTACAAATCCCATCTGTGGAGAGATAATCAATGATTTTTTCCAGCAGGAGAGTAAGCCTAAAAAACTTTCAGGAGCAGCACTAGAAACTCTCTCTATAATAGCTTATCGTCAACCTATAACTAAAGGTGAGATAGAAGCTATAAGAGGGGTGTCTGTAGATAGAATTATTCAAAACTTAGAAGAGAAAAAATTTGTTAGGGTTTGTGGGAAAAAAGAGGCAGTTGGTAGACCAAATCTATATGAGGTAACTGATAAATTTTTAAGTTATATTGGAATAAGAAGTATAGAGGAGTTACCTAACTATTTTGAAGTAAAAGGAAGTAGCGAAGATGGAAGAGATTAG
- a CDS encoding potassium channel family protein produces the protein MKLYKQVQLNYFFKISTHAFLLSILFSILALWFNDIKITISILFSSSIKVFLGILPIIFLKQKNFLFKDGPLKSSCLILYYLLIVPIVDIFLELSEIDKELKYFFYFLSFINVLLLITSHIMLLKYVFTDFFKRKRQIVPNDITIIITTYITLAISFGLVYTIISFFSDDIAFNNIPKTLEEFEFYFRHIYFSFITITTIGYGDIYPLTTIGQFLVMIEVITGMILTNVILGLVIGSGIFYFKNR, from the coding sequence ATGAAGCTATACAAACAAGTTCAATTAAACTATTTTTTTAAAATATCTACACATGCTTTTTTATTATCTATTCTTTTTTCCATATTAGCACTTTGGTTCAATGATATAAAAATAACTATCTCTATACTATTTTCAAGTAGTATAAAGGTATTTTTAGGAATTTTACCTATTATATTTTTAAAGCAAAAAAACTTTCTGTTTAAAGATGGTCCTTTAAAATCTAGTTGCCTTATCCTATATTATCTCCTTATTGTACCTATTGTAGATATTTTTTTAGAACTTTCTGAAATAGACAAAGAGTTAAAATATTTTTTTTACTTTCTATCTTTTATAAACGTATTACTTTTAATAACTTCACATATAATGTTACTAAAATATGTTTTTACTGACTTTTTTAAAAGAAAAAGGCAGATTGTTCCCAATGATATTACTATCATTATCACTACGTATATTACTCTTGCTATAAGTTTTGGTTTAGTTTACACCATTATAAGTTTTTTCAGTGATGATATAGCTTTTAATAATATTCCTAAAACATTAGAAGAGTTTGAATTTTACTTTAGACACATATACTTTAGCTTTATTACTATTACAACTATTGGCTATGGAGATATATATCCTCTTACTACCATTGGACAATTTCTTGTTATGATAGAAGTTATTACTGGAATGATTTTAACTAATGTTATCCTTGGATTAGTCATAGGCTCTGGTATTTTTTACTTTAAAAATAGATAA
- a CDS encoding YMGG-like glycine zipper-containing protein, with translation MKKTLIVLGILVALLGITACTRTEKNVATGAAVGAVAGHVIGGSGTSTVIGAGLGAGVGAIMSEKDK, from the coding sequence ATGAAGAAGACATTAATAGTTTTGGGAATTTTAGTAGCATTGTTAGGAATAACTGCATGTACACGTACTGAGAAAAATGTAGCAACAGGAGCAGCTGTTGGAGCTGTTGCTGGACATGTTATTGGTGGCAGTGGTACAAGTACTGTAATTGGAGCTGGTTTAGGAGCTGGAGTTGGGGCTATAATGTCTGAAAAAGATAAATAG
- a CDS encoding response regulator transcription factor, translating to MKRILIVDDEEQIRNILRMYLVKEGYEVSEAEDGEKGLKLFYEKPFDLVILDVMLPKKDGWSILREIKKYTETPVIMLTARDDSEDEVFGFEMGADDYITKPFNNKVLLARVKSLLRKTNNMVESIIEIGDLVINDTSHSVSNSKGEIELAPKEYDLLVYLIKNNKIALSREKLLNEVWGYDFLGDDRTIDTHIKNLRKKIGKNAIKTIRGIGYKLDL from the coding sequence ATGAAGAGAATACTAATTGTTGATGATGAAGAGCAGATAAGAAACATTTTGAGAATGTATCTAGTAAAAGAGGGATATGAAGTAAGTGAAGCAGAGGATGGAGAAAAGGGATTAAAACTTTTTTATGAAAAACCTTTTGACTTGGTAATACTAGATGTAATGTTACCTAAAAAAGATGGATGGAGTATTTTAAGAGAGATAAAAAAATATACAGAGACACCAGTTATTATGTTGACAGCTAGAGATGATAGTGAAGATGAAGTATTTGGGTTTGAAATGGGAGCTGATGACTACATTACTAAGCCATTTAATAATAAGGTATTATTAGCTAGAGTAAAGTCTTTATTAAGAAAGACTAATAATATGGTGGAATCTATAATAGAGATAGGAGATTTAGTAATAAATGATACTTCACATAGTGTTAGTAATTCAAAAGGTGAAATAGAACTAGCACCAAAAGAGTATGATTTATTAGTATATCTTATAAAAAATAATAAGATAGCATTGAGTAGAGAAAAACTTTTAAATGAAGTGTGGGGATATGATTTCCTTGGAGATGATAGGACAATAGATACTCATATAAAAAATCTTAGAAAAAAAATTGGAAAAAATGCTATAAAAACAATTAGAGGAATAGGATATAAATTAGATTTATAG
- the gatC gene encoding Asp-tRNA(Asn)/Glu-tRNA(Gln) amidotransferase subunit GatC, producing MALTREEVLKIAKLARLKFQPEEIEKFQVELNDILGYIDMLNEVETEEVSALSQVNSHVNNLRDDSVRESLTVEEALKNAPDGEDGAIIVPKVVGE from the coding sequence ATGGCACTAACAAGAGAAGAGGTTTTAAAAATAGCAAAGCTTGCTAGATTAAAATTTCAACCTGAAGAGATTGAAAAATTCCAAGTGGAATTAAATGATATTCTTGGGTATATTGATATGTTAAATGAAGTAGAAACTGAAGAGGTATCAGCACTATCACAGGTAAACTCTCACGTAAATAACTTAAGAGATGACAGTGTAAGAGAATCACTTACTGTGGAAGAGGCACTAAAAAATGCTCCAGATGGAGAAGATGGTGCTATTATAGTTCCAAAAGTTGTAGGAGAGTAG
- a CDS encoding pseudouridine synthase, protein MEEIRINKYLASLGVGSRREIDKLIEEGKIRVNGEVISAGVKVTDKDIIEVKGKKISKDIEKKVYYMLNKPLEVLSSAKDDRGRKTVVDIVKCKERIFPIGRLDYNTTGLILLTNDGELFNRVIHPRSEVYKEYYVKVLGEIKDSSIKKLEDGVELEDGITLPAYVKLISRERGKSELMVSIREGRNRQVRRMLEAVNTPVLVLRRERIGKLSLGKLKVGEYRELTESEVKYLYSL, encoded by the coding sequence ATGGAAGAGATTAGAATAAATAAGTACCTTGCTTCTTTAGGTGTAGGCTCAAGAAGAGAGATAGACAAGCTTATAGAAGAGGGAAAAATAAGAGTAAATGGAGAGGTAATCAGTGCTGGAGTAAAGGTAACTGATAAGGATATAATAGAGGTAAAAGGGAAAAAAATCTCTAAAGATATAGAGAAAAAAGTATACTATATGTTAAATAAACCTTTAGAAGTACTTAGCTCTGCAAAAGATGATAGAGGAAGAAAAACAGTAGTGGATATAGTAAAATGTAAAGAGAGAATTTTTCCAATAGGAAGATTAGACTATAATACAACAGGACTTATACTACTTACAAATGATGGAGAGCTTTTTAATAGAGTGATACATCCTCGTTCAGAAGTATATAAGGAGTACTATGTAAAGGTACTTGGAGAGATAAAAGATAGCTCTATAAAAAAATTAGAAGATGGAGTGGAGTTAGAAGATGGAATTACTCTTCCTGCCTATGTAAAACTTATCTCTAGAGAGAGAGGTAAAAGTGAACTTATGGTATCTATTAGAGAGGGAAGAAATAGACAGGTAAGAAGAATGTTAGAAGCTGTAAATACTCCTGTACTTGTATTAAGACGTGAGAGAATAGGAAAATTATCTTTAGGAAAATTAAAGGTAGGAGAGTATAGAGAGCTTACAGAGAGTGAAGTAAAATATTTATACTCATTATAA